Proteins co-encoded in one Chloroflexota bacterium genomic window:
- a CDS encoding ATP-binding protein, whose product MSREQPSDGNANAPANRYGADAPESRFRALLEWAPDAVVIVDAAGRISIVNRQTERMFGYERRDLIGKPVEILLPERFHAAHVGHREQYSTAPRTRPMGAGLELFGKRKDGSEFPVEISLSPVMEGGERLVVSIIRDVTDRKEVEAQLHRAARALERQAAELAQSNAELEQFAYVASHDLQEPLRMVASYTQLLARRYRGKLGEDADEFIGYAVDGATRMQALINDLLTYARIGTQARDPEPTDTGAIVDLVISDLSAAIAEASATVTHGPLPTVEADPTQLGQLFQNLISNAVKFRGERPPVVEITAERAGEDWRFAVRDNGIGIAPEYLDRIFVIFRRLHGRTEYPGTGIGLAICKKIVERHGGRIWVESKPDEGSTFCFTLPARAARS is encoded by the coding sequence ATGAGCCGGGAACAGCCATCGGACGGAAACGCGAACGCGCCTGCGAATCGCTACGGCGCGGACGCCCCCGAGTCGCGGTTTCGGGCACTCCTCGAGTGGGCGCCGGACGCCGTCGTTATCGTGGACGCGGCGGGCCGCATCAGCATCGTGAATCGCCAGACCGAGCGCATGTTCGGCTATGAGCGGCGCGACCTCATCGGAAAGCCGGTTGAGATTCTGCTGCCCGAGCGGTTCCACGCCGCCCACGTTGGACATCGCGAGCAATACTCGACGGCGCCGAGAACCAGGCCCATGGGCGCCGGCCTCGAGCTTTTCGGGAAACGAAAGGACGGCAGCGAGTTCCCGGTCGAGATCAGCCTCAGCCCGGTCATGGAGGGCGGCGAGCGCCTCGTGGTCAGCATCATTCGGGACGTAACGGACCGCAAAGAGGTCGAGGCGCAGCTCCATCGAGCGGCGCGCGCCCTCGAGCGCCAGGCGGCGGAGCTGGCCCAGTCAAACGCTGAGCTGGAGCAGTTCGCCTACGTCGCATCCCACGATCTTCAGGAGCCGCTCCGCATGGTCGCCAGCTACACGCAGCTGCTGGCGCGGCGCTATCGCGGCAAGCTCGGTGAGGACGCCGACGAGTTCATCGGCTACGCGGTCGACGGCGCGACGCGGATGCAGGCCCTCATCAACGATCTCCTGACATACGCCCGCATTGGGACCCAGGCTCGCGACCCCGAGCCGACCGACACCGGAGCGATCGTGGACCTCGTCATCTCGGATCTCTCCGCTGCCATTGCCGAGGCGAGTGCGACCGTGACCCACGGTCCGCTCCCAACGGTCGAGGCCGACCCCACGCAGCTCGGGCAGCTCTTCCAGAACCTGATCAGCAATGCGGTGAAGTTCCGTGGGGAGCGACCGCCCGTCGTGGAGATCACGGCCGAGCGCGCGGGCGAAGATTGGCGTTTCGCGGTTCGCGACAACGGCATCGGTATTGCGCCGGAGTATCTCGACCGGATCTTTGTGATCTTTCGGCGACTACACGGGCGAACGGAATATCCTGGCACCGGAATCGGGCTCGCGATCTGTAAGAAGATCGTCGAGCGCCACGGCGGTCGAATCTGGGTCGAGTCGAAGCCGGACGAGGGCTCGACGTTTTGTTTCACGCTCCCAGCCCGCGCTGCACGCAGCTAA